GTTCGTCTCGTGGATGATCGTCCCGCCGGCCTCCACCGGCGTGCCGCCGACATCGACAGTCGCCAGTCGTCCGCCCACCAGCGGATCGCGCTCGTACACCGTGATGGCCGCGCCCTCACCCAGGCCCTGGCGCAGGTACCACGCCGCGGAGGATCCGGCGATGCCAGCACCGACGACGGCGACTGTCGGGAACTCAGTCATGCTCTCGGCCCTCCGGGCAGGAGACGCGGCCCATTCATCAGAAACAACACCATCCACACGCACACGCTGAAATACCCCGAATGCCAGATGAAGAAGCCCATCCCCCCCCCAGCTCTCGTAATCCCTGGTGCGGTTGACGACCCACGCCGCATCCCGGAGGGCCGCCATGCCCGTGTTGAAGACCGCCTCCCCGGCGCGCAAATCCTGGATGACGTGTGGCCAGGATTCGATGGGAAGGTGGTAGAACAGCGAATAGCTGCAGTAGAACAGGCACCAGGCTGCGATCATGACCGTCTGGATCCGGTACATCTTCAGCTGCTCCACCGGCAACTGACTGCGCGCCGAGGACACTCGATTCAGCTGATCGATCGCCAGTGGAATGATTGACAGAAAGGCGATCCCCCAGAGCGTCTCCTCGATGGCGAAGAGCAGCTCGAGTTTGGTGACCGTTGCGGTGGTTGCAAAGAACTGGGCAATGAAAATACAGGCGAACAACACATGGGGGCCTCTGCGGAGCAGAAACCCGGTGACGTTGTTGGCGCGATCGGCGGGCGGGAGATCGCTGTCCAACTTTCGCATCGAGAGGGCAAAGAGGCCGGCAAATGAAAGCTCGGCGAAGAAGGCCAGGAAGCGGATGATCAAAGCGCTGTTCGCCACCGTATCGAACCAGGCCAGCTGCTCCAGATAGCTGGACACGAAGACGGTGCGGTACAAGGCGACACAGACGAAGATCAGCCCCAGGGTGCGCATGGTCTTCCGATAACCGTTGTACCGGTCCGGCGGCGCGCTCGCCGAGTGGCGAAAGAGCAGCAGGCAGAGAACGAAGCCCAGCACGTTCAGGCTGACCATGACGGTCCACCAGGGCTCGATCCAGGGGGTGACATCTGCGTTCGTCATCTTGCTCTGTGCCTACGGATCCTGCAGTAGCGGCCAACGGGCTCGCTCCTGCGGCCGGAGCATCCTACCGCACCGCGATCCGGCCTACCCGTCGACGCGAATACTCCGGCGTGGAAGGCGAAGCCGGAGAATGCGGGAGGCTGCGGTTCACTCGCCTTGCGCCGCGCAAGGCGAACGCCTGCAAATCAGCTGTGGCTTGCCCAGTGACGAACGGAGCCCAACATTCGTGTCCAACGGCTGGGCCGAGGTGGCTCCCAAACCTGCACAGGCCCCGCCTTGCTTTCGGCAAGCTTGTCGAACTCCGGAGCTCCGTACGTCCCGTAGACATGGCCACCGTGTTCCATGCACTTCGAGCAGTACGAATCCCGGTGCTTTCGTCGCTGGATCTCTTCGATCGGAAGCTCCAAGTAGGAGCCGACACCGAAGCGCTCCGGGTTGAACACACCGCAGCAGAGCTGGACGTCGCCTTGCCAATCCATGGTGATCTGGTGCTCGAGGAGGTCACACGACCGGGATCGATAGGGCGCGGTCGCCGACAGGGCAACAAGGGGATCGAGCGCGAGCCGATCGACCAACACCCGATCCTCATCTGTAAGAAGTCCCGGATGCAGGTCCGGCTCCTGGAGTGCAAGAACCTTCTCCAGAGGCATGATGAAGGCCCACACCCCGATGAAATCGAATCCCAGATCGGCGGCAAGCTTGGCAACCTCGGGCTCTTCATCGAGATTGTCGCGGTATCTGTGGAAGAGAAAGATGGACCCTCGTTGAGACGCCC
The sequence above is a segment of the bacterium genome. Coding sequences within it:
- a CDS encoding FAD-dependent oxidoreductase gives rise to the protein MTNADVTPWIEPWWTVMVSLNVLGFVLCLLLFRHSASAPPDRYNGYRKTMRTLGLIFVCVALYRTVFVSSYLEQLAWFDTVANSALIIRFLAFFAELSFAGLFALSMRKLDSDLPPADRANNVTGFLLRRGPHVLFACIFIAQFFATTATVTKLELLFAIEETLWGIAFLSIIPLAIDQLNRVSSARSQLPVEQLKMYRIQTVMIAAWCLFYCSYSLFYHLPIESWPHVIQDLRAGEAVFNTGMAALRDAAWVVNRTRDYESWGGDGLLHLAFGVFQRVRVDGVVSDEWAASPARRAESMTEFPTVAVVGAGIAGSSAAWYLRQGLGEGAAITVYERDPLVGGRLATVDVGGTPVEAGGTIIHETNRNMAGFVDRLGLQRVEPHQRDGGGAESVGVWDGRRLVFRTHASTLRTRLSAAARYGVRAPLRMQRAVARGVEQWNTVYAHVEEGRGFRTPHALCSELGLARMLEIDGRQWLSESGVRGRFVDEYASPVGRVMYGQDVSMHALATSIALAGAGLAGSLFSVGGGNRLVCEGLLREADAQLHTGSEVVGVSRAEPGFALKLSEGAAPRHDVVVLATPAGAATLELGGLELSASALRPRPFQTTWPRSSWASPVRTTSGSPIRRSCPIRCSPWRMTRSRSRPSASWVLRPTAAPSTSSSAGKSRGRRCWIRSSPGATRSSRCAGGPIPCWGRATTCLPSA